One window from the genome of Pseudomonas sp. L5B5 encodes:
- a CDS encoding sugar kinase: MSEIDILSFGETMAMFVAEHSGDLAQVEHFHKRIAGADSNVAIGLSRLGFKVAWLSRVGNDSLGRFVLDTLKTEGLDCRFVRCDPLHPTGFQLKSREETGDDPRVEYFRRGSAASHLSVSDIAPPLLRARHLHATGIPPALSDSTRELTHYLMRTQRAAGRSVSFDPNLRPGLWSSEATMVREINRLAALAHWVLPGLGEGRLLTGYEDPADIAAFYLDQGAEAVVIKLGSHGAYYRTRLDEGFVDAVPVPQVVDTVGAGDAFAVGLISALLESCGMAEAVQRANWTGSRAVQSRGDMEGLPYRHELPTQAPRLTAAL; this comes from the coding sequence ATGTCTGAGATCGATATCCTGTCCTTCGGCGAGACCATGGCCATGTTCGTCGCCGAACACAGCGGCGACCTGGCCCAGGTCGAGCACTTCCACAAGCGCATCGCCGGCGCCGACAGCAACGTGGCCATCGGCCTGTCGCGCCTGGGCTTCAAGGTGGCCTGGCTGAGCCGGGTCGGCAACGATTCCCTGGGACGCTTCGTGCTCGACACCCTCAAGACCGAGGGCCTGGACTGCCGTTTCGTGCGGTGCGACCCGCTGCACCCCACCGGCTTCCAGCTCAAGTCGCGGGAAGAGACCGGCGACGATCCCCGAGTGGAATACTTTCGCCGCGGTTCGGCGGCCAGCCACCTGAGTGTCAGCGATATCGCCCCGCCGCTGCTGCGGGCCCGGCACCTGCATGCCACCGGGATCCCGCCGGCGCTGTCGGACTCGACCCGCGAGCTGACCCATTACCTGATGCGCACCCAGCGCGCCGCCGGGCGCAGTGTGTCGTTCGACCCCAACCTGCGCCCCGGCCTGTGGTCCAGCGAAGCGACGATGGTCCGCGAGATCAATCGCCTGGCGGCCCTGGCTCATTGGGTACTGCCGGGGCTGGGCGAAGGTCGTTTGCTGACCGGCTACGAGGACCCGGCGGACATCGCCGCCTTCTACCTGGATCAGGGCGCCGAGGCCGTGGTGATCAAGCTCGGCAGCCACGGTGCCTACTACCGCACCCGCCTGGATGAGGGTTTCGTCGACGCGGTACCGGTGCCCCAGGTGGTGGACACCGTGGGCGCCGGCGATGCCTTCGCCGTGGGCCTGATCAGTGCCCTGCTGGAAAGCTGCGGCATGGCCGAAGCGGTGCAACGTGCCAACTGGACCGGCAGCCGCGCGGTGCAGAGCCGCGGTGACATGGAGGGCCTGCCCTACCGCCATGAACTGCCCACCCAGGCGCCGCGTCTGACGGCCGCGCTCTAG
- a CDS encoding CsbD family protein, translating into MASEQLKGKVDKAAGKAQAMVGELLDDDSMQARGVAREAAGQLQEHYSQVLDRGLRWAREKPLASVALLAGVGLLAGLLLRRR; encoded by the coding sequence ATGGCGAGTGAACAGCTCAAGGGCAAAGTGGACAAGGCGGCGGGCAAGGCCCAGGCGATGGTGGGCGAGCTGCTGGACGATGACTCGATGCAGGCCCGGGGTGTCGCTCGGGAAGCGGCCGGCCAGTTGCAGGAGCACTATAGCCAGGTACTGGATCGGGGCTTGCGCTGGGCCCGGGAGAAACCCCTGGCCAGCGTGGCGTTGCTGGCAGGCGTCGGTCTGCTGGCCGGTCTGTTGCTGCGGCGTCGCTGA
- the hcnC gene encoding cyanide-forming glycine dehydrogenase subunit HcnC, which translates to MTKHYDVVIAGGGVIGASCAYQLSKRKGLKVALIDSKRPGNASRASAGGLWAIGESVGLGCGVIFFRMMSANRKREAQGSAVVVDSSTPHILPQSFFDFALQSNELYPRLHRELIGLHGMDFKFEHTGLKFVIYDDEDRLYAEHIVGCIPHLSEQVRWLDQAALRASEPSISHEAKGALEFLCDHQVNPFRLTDAYTEGARQNGVDVYFNTNVTGVLHQGNRVSGVQTAEAGLFHCSTLINAAGAWAAELSLQATGMEIPVKPVKGQILLTERMPKLLNGCLTTSDCYMAQKDNGEILIGSTTEDKGFDVTTTYPEINGLVQGAVRCIPELAQVNLKRCWAGLRPGSPDELPILGPMDGIEGYLNACGHFRTGILTSAITGVLLDKLVNDEALPLDITPFLARRFALEPQKKQA; encoded by the coding sequence ATGACTAAGCACTATGACGTGGTAATCGCCGGCGGCGGCGTAATCGGGGCGTCCTGCGCCTACCAGCTGTCCAAGCGCAAGGGCCTGAAGGTGGCCTTGATCGATTCCAAGCGCCCGGGCAACGCCAGTCGCGCCTCGGCCGGTGGCCTGTGGGCCATTGGCGAGTCGGTGGGCCTGGGATGCGGGGTGATCTTCTTTCGCATGATGTCGGCCAACCGCAAGCGCGAGGCCCAAGGGTCGGCGGTGGTGGTGGACTCCAGCACCCCGCACATCCTGCCGCAATCGTTCTTCGATTTCGCCTTGCAGTCCAACGAGCTGTACCCGCGCCTGCACCGCGAACTGATCGGCCTGCACGGCATGGACTTCAAGTTCGAGCACACCGGGCTCAAGTTCGTCATCTACGACGATGAAGACCGCCTGTACGCCGAGCATATCGTCGGTTGCATCCCGCACCTTTCGGAACAGGTGCGCTGGCTCGACCAGGCAGCCCTGCGTGCCTCCGAGCCGAGCATCAGCCATGAGGCCAAGGGTGCCCTGGAGTTCCTCTGCGACCACCAGGTCAACCCGTTCCGCCTTACCGACGCCTACACCGAGGGCGCGCGGCAGAATGGCGTGGACGTGTACTTCAACACCAACGTCACCGGGGTCCTGCACCAGGGCAACCGGGTCAGTGGTGTGCAGACCGCCGAGGCCGGGCTGTTCCATTGCTCGACCCTGATCAACGCCGCCGGTGCCTGGGCCGCCGAGCTGAGCCTGCAGGCCACGGGGATGGAAATCCCGGTGAAGCCGGTCAAGGGCCAGATCCTTTTGACCGAGCGCATGCCCAAGCTGCTCAATGGTTGCCTGACCACCAGCGACTGCTACATGGCGCAGAAGGACAATGGCGAGATCCTGATCGGCAGCACCACCGAGGACAAGGGGTTCGACGTCACCACCACCTACCCGGAAATCAACGGCCTGGTGCAGGGCGCGGTGCGCTGCATTCCCGAACTGGCCCAGGTCAACCTCAAGCGTTGCTGGGCGGGGCTGCGTCCCGGTTCGCCGGATGAGCTGCCGATTCTCGGGCCGATGGACGGGATCGAGGGTTACCTCAATGCCTGCGGGCATTTCCGCACCGGCATCCTGACCTCGGCGATCACCGGAGTGTTGCTGGACAAGCTCGTGAACGACGAGGCCCTGCCGTTGGATATCACGCCGTTCCTGGCCCGGCGCTTCGCCCTGGAGCCGCAGAAGAAACAGGCGTAG
- a CDS encoding response regulator transcription factor, with protein MTRILTIEDDAVTAREIVAELSSHGLDVDWVDNGREGLVRAVSGDYDLITLDRMLPELDGLAIVTTLRTIGVSTPILMISALSDVDERVRGLRAGGDDYLTKPFASDEMAARVEVLLRRKNTVKDFDTSLRVADLELNLISREATRAEQLLSLLPTEYKLLEFLMRNTGQILSRMMIFEEVWGYHFDPGTNLIDVHIGRLRKKIDPPGMAPLIRTVRGSGYVIAEPL; from the coding sequence ATGACCCGCATCCTGACCATCGAAGACGACGCCGTGACCGCCCGGGAAATCGTCGCCGAACTGAGCAGCCACGGCCTCGACGTGGATTGGGTGGACAATGGCCGCGAGGGCCTGGTGCGCGCCGTCAGCGGCGACTACGACCTGATCACCCTGGACCGCATGCTGCCCGAGCTGGACGGCCTGGCCATCGTCACCACCCTGCGCACCATTGGCGTATCGACGCCGATCCTGATGATCAGCGCGCTGTCCGATGTCGACGAGCGCGTGCGCGGCCTGCGCGCTGGTGGCGACGACTACCTGACCAAGCCTTTCGCCTCCGACGAGATGGCGGCGCGGGTCGAGGTGCTGCTGCGGCGCAAGAACACCGTCAAGGATTTCGACACCAGCCTGCGGGTGGCGGACCTCGAACTGAACCTGATCAGCCGCGAGGCAACCCGCGCCGAGCAGTTGCTGAGCCTGCTGCCCACCGAATACAAGCTGCTGGAATTCCTGATGCGCAACACCGGGCAGATCCTCTCGCGGATGATGATCTTCGAGGAGGTCTGGGGTTATCACTTCGATCCGGGAACCAACCTGATCGACGTGCACATCGGCCGCCTGCGCAAGAAGATCGACCCACCCGGCATGGCCCCGCTGATCCGCACCGTGCGAGGCTCGGGTTATGTCATCGCTGAACCCCTCTAA
- a CDS encoding 2-hydroxyacid dehydrogenase, whose product MKKHLVLYKKLSPSLMARLQEHLTVTLIENLDDAGLERLRQALPEAHGLLGASLRLDARLLDLAPRLEAVASVSVGVDNYDIDDLTRRGVLLSNTPDVLTETTADTGFALILASARRVVELANMVRAGQWNHSIGPAHFGSDVHGKTLGIIGMGRIGEALAQRGHFGFGMPVIYHSNHPKPAVEQRFGARYRSLEQLLQEADFICLTLPLTAQTQGLIGTREFALMRPESIFINISRGKVVDEAALIQALQERRIRGAGLDVFEREPLDHHSPLLQLSNVVATPHIGSATFETREAMARCAVDNILAALAGERPANLVNPAAWNHH is encoded by the coding sequence ATGAAAAAACACCTGGTGCTGTACAAGAAACTCTCGCCATCGCTGATGGCACGCCTGCAGGAACACCTTACCGTGACCCTGATCGAGAACCTGGACGACGCCGGCCTGGAGCGCCTGCGCCAGGCCCTGCCCGAGGCCCATGGCCTGCTGGGCGCCAGCCTGCGCCTGGACGCCCGGCTGCTGGACCTGGCCCCTCGCCTGGAGGCCGTGGCCAGTGTCTCGGTTGGGGTCGACAACTACGATATCGACGACCTGACCCGGCGCGGCGTCCTGCTCAGCAATACCCCGGACGTGCTGACCGAAACCACCGCCGACACCGGTTTCGCGCTGATCCTGGCCAGCGCCCGGCGGGTGGTGGAGCTGGCGAACATGGTTCGCGCCGGCCAGTGGAATCACAGCATCGGCCCGGCGCACTTCGGCAGCGACGTGCATGGCAAGACCCTGGGCATCATCGGCATGGGACGCATCGGCGAGGCCCTGGCCCAGCGTGGGCATTTCGGCTTTGGCATGCCGGTGATCTACCACAGCAACCACCCCAAGCCGGCGGTGGAGCAACGCTTCGGCGCCCGCTACCGCAGCCTCGAGCAACTGCTGCAAGAGGCCGACTTCATCTGCCTGACCCTACCGCTGACCGCGCAGACCCAGGGCCTGATCGGTACCCGGGAGTTTGCCCTGATGCGGCCCGAGAGCATCTTCATCAATATCTCCCGGGGCAAGGTGGTGGACGAGGCGGCGTTGATCCAGGCCTTGCAGGAGCGGCGCATTCGCGGCGCTGGCCTGGACGTGTTCGAGCGTGAGCCGCTGGATCATCACTCGCCGCTGCTGCAACTCTCCAATGTGGTGGCCACCCCGCATATCGGCTCGGCCACCTTCGAGACCCGCGAAGCCATGGCCCGCTGCGCGGTGGACAATATCCTCGCGGCGCTGGCCGGCGAACGCCCGGCGAACCTGGTCAACCCGGCGGCCTGGAACCACCACTAA
- a CDS encoding sensor histidine kinase, producing the protein MSSLNPSKGWRSSSSRLLALYSTLFVAWSCILMGVLYYEVSSYLDSLAKHSLMQRQHLFARFEGEQLVEALATSMTFDMRAIDAYGLFDAQRRPLSGPIREIPEDLPLDGRIHELKSCIDSDDPSLPRDSCDAVATLTRDGHWLVLVRDNGSLFAVTRIILHALLWGVSLTIIPGAAGWHLLRRRPLRRIRQIQASADAIVAGDLTRRLPLSNRRDELDMLAAIVNAMLERIERLMHEVKGVCDNIAHDLRTPLTRLRAQLYRLQQQAEEGSPQATQMDQLLAEADTLMARFRGLLRISELEDRRRRSGFLELDPLPLLQELHDFYLPLAEEGRLSLVLEVPQSLPRMVGDRALLFEALANLLSNSIKFTPPGGEVILRGLDDGGSPRLEVLDSGPGIPPAERAAVFRRFYRVDENNAQGGFGLGLSIVAAIVDLHGFKLDVGTSERGGARLSLDCHPSLITE; encoded by the coding sequence ATGTCATCGCTGAACCCCTCTAAGGGCTGGCGCTCCTCCAGCAGCCGCCTGCTGGCGCTCTACAGCACGCTGTTCGTGGCCTGGAGCTGCATCCTCATGGGCGTGCTGTACTACGAAGTCTCCAGCTACCTGGACAGCCTGGCCAAGCATTCGCTGATGCAGCGCCAGCATCTGTTCGCCCGCTTCGAGGGCGAGCAGCTGGTGGAGGCCCTGGCCACCAGCATGACCTTCGACATGCGCGCCATCGACGCCTACGGCCTGTTCGATGCCCAGCGCCGGCCGCTCAGCGGGCCGATCCGCGAGATCCCCGAAGACCTGCCCCTGGACGGCCGGATCCACGAGCTCAAGAGCTGCATCGACTCCGACGACCCAAGCCTGCCCCGCGACAGCTGCGATGCGGTGGCGACCCTGACCCGCGACGGTCACTGGCTGGTGCTGGTACGCGACAACGGCTCGCTGTTCGCGGTGACCCGGATCATCCTGCACGCCCTGCTCTGGGGCGTGTCCCTGACCATCATCCCCGGTGCGGCCGGCTGGCACCTGTTGCGGCGCCGGCCATTGCGGCGCATCCGGCAGATCCAGGCCAGTGCCGATGCCATCGTCGCCGGCGACCTGACCCGGCGCCTGCCACTGTCCAATCGGCGCGACGAGCTGGACATGCTGGCGGCCATCGTCAACGCCATGCTCGAACGCATCGAGCGGCTGATGCACGAGGTCAAGGGTGTGTGCGACAACATCGCCCATGACCTGCGCACCCCGCTGACCCGCCTGCGGGCCCAGCTCTATCGCTTGCAGCAGCAAGCCGAGGAAGGTTCGCCCCAGGCGACGCAGATGGACCAGCTGCTGGCGGAAGCCGACACCCTGATGGCGCGCTTTCGCGGGCTGCTGCGGATTTCGGAGCTGGAAGACCGCCGGCGCCGCTCGGGCTTTCTGGAGCTCGACCCGCTCCCCCTGTTGCAGGAGCTGCACGACTTCTACCTGCCCCTGGCCGAGGAAGGCCGCCTGAGCCTGGTGCTGGAGGTGCCGCAGAGCCTGCCGCGCATGGTCGGCGACCGAGCGCTGCTGTTCGAGGCCCTGGCCAACCTGCTGAGCAACTCGATCAAGTTCACCCCGCCGGGCGGCGAGGTGATCCTGCGCGGCCTGGACGACGGCGGCAGCCCGCGCCTGGAAGTGCTCGACTCCGGCCCCGGGATTCCCCCGGCGGAACGCGCTGCCGTGTTCCGGCGTTTCTACCGGGTCGACGAAAACAACGCCCAGGGCGGATTCGGCCTGGGCCTGTCGATCGTCGCGGCGATCGTCGACCTGCACGGTTTCAAGCTCGACGTCGGCACCAGCGAACGCGGCGGCGCCCGCCTCAGCCTGGACTGCCATCCCAGCCTGATCACTGAATAG
- a CDS encoding trimeric intracellular cation channel family protein → MNARAQGVPGRLDNIVLVADLAGTAVFAVEGAISAMRAQLDLLGVMVIAFIVALGGGVTRDLLIGASPPKAVADWRYPALALLMGGLAFVFHEWALGLSEPLLILLDAAGLGLFAVAGTQKALNVGISPFVATLMGTVTGVGGGVIRDIVLARIPLVLQVDLYASSAFIGAVTLVLARRLGLAPMTCAWLAGGSCFAVRMLSVHYGWQLPRA, encoded by the coding sequence TTGAACGCCCGGGCCCAGGGCGTGCCCGGCCGCCTGGACAACATCGTCCTGGTGGCCGATCTGGCCGGCACCGCGGTGTTCGCCGTGGAAGGCGCCATCAGCGCCATGCGCGCCCAGCTCGATCTGCTGGGGGTGATGGTGATCGCCTTCATCGTCGCCCTCGGCGGTGGCGTCACCCGTGACCTGTTGATCGGCGCCAGCCCGCCCAAGGCGGTGGCCGATTGGCGTTACCCGGCCCTGGCCCTGCTGATGGGTGGGCTGGCCTTCGTGTTTCATGAATGGGCCCTGGGCCTCTCCGAGCCGTTGCTGATCCTGCTGGATGCGGCGGGCTTGGGGCTGTTCGCCGTGGCCGGGACGCAGAAGGCGTTGAACGTCGGCATCTCGCCGTTCGTGGCGACCCTGATGGGTACCGTGACCGGGGTTGGTGGCGGGGTGATCCGCGATATCGTGCTGGCGCGTATTCCCCTGGTGTTGCAGGTGGACCTTTACGCCAGTTCGGCGTTCATCGGCGCCGTGACCCTGGTCCTCGCCCGTCGTCTGGGCCTGGCGCCCATGACCTGCGCCTGGTTGGCCGGCGGCAGTTGTTTTGCCGTGCGCATGCTCTCGGTGCATTACGGCTGGCAATTGCCCCGGGCCTGA
- the hcnB gene encoding cyanide-forming glycine dehydrogenase subunit HcnB, translated as MSQNPVIVGGGPAGMAAAIELAEHGVHSTLIEEASRLGGVVYRGPLRDGVQLDYLGPRYCEMLSKLHGDFGDHEQMIDVRLNSRVIGAEGSHSLMLLDAEEQVQEVPYGQLVLAAGCHERSVPFPGWTLPGVKLLGGLQLQIKSGVVKPQSPVVIAGTGPLLPLVACQLHAAGVRVAGVYEASALGKIAKQSLALLNKPQLFLDGLSMLAYLKMHGIALRYGWGVVEAQGQDALSVVTVAPYSSDWQPDMSQAQRIAAQTLAIGYGFIPRTQLSQQMGLEHNFSDDGYLRANANVWQQSSEPHIHLAGDMGGIRGGEAAMLSGRIAALSILMQRDVLSNEAALQRRQGYERKLASILRFRGAVDRYTARGVGQIELPKGDTVICRCEHTTRNDIEKALAQGVQDMASLKMRTRVSMGDCQGRMCVGYCSDRLRQATGRKDVGWIRPRFPLDPIPFSAFAPADQEVSKHD; from the coding sequence ATGAGCCAGAATCCGGTAATCGTCGGCGGCGGGCCGGCGGGCATGGCGGCGGCCATCGAACTGGCCGAGCACGGCGTGCACAGCACCCTGATCGAAGAAGCATCGCGCCTTGGAGGAGTGGTTTATCGCGGACCGCTGCGCGATGGCGTGCAACTGGATTACCTGGGGCCGCGCTACTGCGAGATGCTGTCCAAGCTGCATGGCGACTTCGGCGACCATGAGCAGATGATCGACGTGCGCCTCAACAGCCGGGTGATCGGTGCCGAGGGCAGCCATAGCCTGATGCTGCTCGACGCCGAGGAACAAGTGCAGGAAGTGCCCTACGGGCAACTGGTGCTGGCTGCCGGCTGCCACGAGCGCAGCGTGCCGTTTCCCGGTTGGACGCTGCCCGGAGTCAAGCTGCTCGGTGGCCTGCAACTGCAGATCAAGAGCGGGGTGGTCAAGCCCCAGAGCCCGGTGGTGATCGCCGGCACCGGTCCGTTGCTGCCCCTGGTGGCCTGCCAGCTGCATGCCGCGGGTGTGCGGGTGGCCGGGGTCTACGAGGCCAGCGCGCTGGGCAAGATCGCCAAGCAGAGCCTGGCCCTGCTCAACAAGCCACAGCTGTTCCTCGACGGCCTGAGCATGCTGGCCTACCTGAAGATGCACGGCATCGCCCTGCGCTATGGCTGGGGCGTGGTCGAGGCCCAGGGCCAGGATGCCCTGAGCGTGGTGACCGTGGCGCCGTATTCCAGCGACTGGCAGCCGGACATGTCCCAGGCCCAGCGCATCGCCGCCCAGACCCTGGCCATCGGCTACGGTTTCATTCCCCGGACCCAGCTCAGCCAGCAGATGGGCCTGGAGCATAATTTCAGCGACGACGGCTACCTGCGGGCCAACGCCAACGTCTGGCAGCAGAGCAGCGAGCCGCACATCCACCTGGCCGGCGACATGGGGGGCATCCGTGGTGGTGAGGCAGCGATGCTCAGCGGCCGTATCGCGGCGTTGTCGATCCTCATGCAGCGCGACGTACTGAGCAACGAGGCGGCCCTGCAACGGCGCCAGGGCTACGAGCGCAAGCTGGCCTCGATCCTGCGTTTTCGCGGTGCGGTGGACCGCTATACCGCACGTGGTGTCGGACAGATAGAACTGCCCAAGGGCGACACGGTGATCTGCCGTTGCGAGCACACCACCCGCAACGACATCGAAAAGGCCCTGGCCCAGGGCGTGCAGGACATGGCCAGCCTGAAGATGCGCACCCGGGTGAGCATGGGCGACTGCCAGGGGCGGATGTGCGTGGGTTACTGCAGCGACCGGCTGCGCCAGGCCACCGGGCGCAAGGACGTGGGCTGGATTCGCCCGCGCTTCCCGCTGGACCCGATTCCGTTTTCCGCCTTTGCGCCAGCCGACCAGGAGGTCTCCAAGCATGACTAA
- a CDS encoding DUF1652 domain-containing protein: MPSLITQAQLRACIEQRLAPLSCSFTTAGDGTLTLRVFEPQSGRVDLVASGLSVKALRSEADVAKMIDELLYELDSNSLGRVDQAP, from the coding sequence ATGCCGAGCCTGATTACCCAGGCGCAATTGCGTGCCTGCATCGAGCAGCGCCTGGCGCCCCTGTCCTGCAGTTTCACCACGGCAGGTGACGGCACCCTGACCCTGCGAGTGTTCGAGCCTCAGAGTGGCCGGGTGGATCTGGTGGCCAGCGGGCTCAGTGTCAAGGCCCTGCGCAGCGAGGCCGATGTGGCGAAAATGATCGATGAGCTGCTCTACGAACTGGACAGCAACTCCCTGGGGCGGGTCGACCAGGCGCCCTGA
- a CDS encoding MFS transporter, giving the protein MDTLKLAARRWWYIMPIVFITYSLAYLDRANYGFAAASGMAEDLNITPGLSSLLGALFFLGYFFFQVPGAIYAQRRSVKKLIFVSLILWGGLATLTGIVANAYMLIGIRFMLGVVEAAVMPAMLVYLCHWFTRAERSRANTFLILGNPVTMLWMSVVSGYLVEHFSWRWMFIVEGLPAVLWAFIWWRLADDRPSQAKWLSEQEKQDLEQALAAEQQGIKAVKNYAEAFRSPRVIILALQFFCWSIGVYGFVLWLPSILKHGAQMDMVEAGWLSALPYLAAVIAMLVVSWGSDRTQKRKRFVWPPLLIAAFAFYGSYLLGAEHFWWSYGLLVLAGACMYAPYGPFFAIVPEILPANVAGGAMALINSMGALGSFGGSYLVGYLNSTTGSPGASYLLMSGALLLSVLLTLLLKPGTSTPQAKPLALRRRLAHS; this is encoded by the coding sequence ATGGATACGCTCAAACTTGCCGCCCGCCGCTGGTGGTACATCATGCCCATCGTCTTCATCACCTACAGCCTGGCCTACCTGGACCGCGCCAACTACGGCTTCGCGGCCGCCTCGGGGATGGCCGAGGACCTGAACATCACCCCCGGGCTGTCATCGCTGCTGGGCGCGCTGTTCTTCCTCGGCTATTTCTTCTTCCAGGTGCCGGGGGCGATCTATGCCCAGCGGCGCAGCGTGAAGAAACTGATCTTCGTCAGCCTGATCCTCTGGGGAGGCCTGGCCACCCTCACCGGCATCGTGGCCAACGCCTACATGCTGATCGGCATCCGCTTCATGCTCGGGGTCGTGGAGGCCGCGGTGATGCCCGCGATGCTGGTGTACCTGTGCCACTGGTTCACCCGTGCCGAACGCTCGCGGGCCAACACCTTCCTGATCCTCGGTAACCCGGTGACCATGCTCTGGATGTCGGTGGTGTCGGGTTACCTGGTGGAGCATTTCAGCTGGCGCTGGATGTTCATCGTCGAAGGCCTGCCGGCAGTGCTCTGGGCCTTTATCTGGTGGCGCCTGGCCGATGATCGACCCAGCCAGGCGAAATGGCTGAGCGAGCAGGAGAAGCAGGACCTGGAGCAGGCCCTGGCTGCCGAGCAGCAAGGCATCAAGGCGGTGAAGAACTATGCCGAGGCGTTCCGTTCGCCCAGGGTGATCATCCTGGCCTTGCAGTTTTTCTGCTGGAGCATCGGCGTCTATGGTTTCGTCCTCTGGCTGCCCTCGATCCTCAAGCACGGCGCGCAGATGGACATGGTCGAGGCCGGCTGGCTCTCGGCCCTGCCTTACCTGGCGGCGGTGATCGCCATGCTGGTGGTGTCCTGGGGTTCGGACCGGACCCAGAAGCGCAAGCGCTTCGTCTGGCCGCCGCTGCTGATCGCCGCCTTCGCGTTCTATGGCTCCTACCTGCTGGGGGCGGAGCATTTCTGGTGGTCCTACGGCCTGCTGGTGCTCGCCGGAGCCTGCATGTATGCGCCCTACGGCCCGTTCTTCGCCATCGTCCCGGAGATCCTGCCGGCCAACGTTGCCGGCGGTGCCATGGCGCTGATCAACAGCATGGGGGCCCTGGGCTCGTTCGGTGGTTCCTACCTGGTGGGTTACCTGAACAGCACCACCGGCTCGCCGGGAGCCTCCTACCTGCTGATGAGTGGCGCGCTGCTGCTCTCGGTACTGCTCACCCTGCTCCTCAAGCCAGGCACCAGCACGCCACAAGCCAAGCCCCTGGCGCTGCGCCGACGCCTGGCCCACTCCTGA
- the hcnA gene encoding cyanide-forming glycine dehydrogenase subunit HcnA, whose translation MRQIDRNFDIQPLQQADMTISLNGQSVTAAVGETVLSVIQATGLRQVARNDHGQLVGAYCGMGVCHCCLVQIDGRHKRRACQTLVKPGMQVQTLTNRISEQEPSL comes from the coding sequence ATGCGTCAGATAGACCGCAACTTCGACATTCAGCCGCTGCAGCAGGCGGACATGACCATCAGCCTCAATGGCCAGTCGGTCACCGCCGCGGTGGGCGAGACCGTCCTCAGCGTGATCCAGGCCACCGGCCTGCGCCAGGTGGCCCGTAATGACCATGGACAACTGGTGGGTGCCTACTGCGGCATGGGCGTGTGCCATTGCTGCCTGGTGCAGATCGATGGCCGGCACAAGCGCCGTGCCTGCCAGACCCTGGTCAAGCCAGGCATGCAGGTGCAGACCCTGACCAACCGCATCAGTGAACAGGAGCCCAGCCTATGA